GTGAGTATAGTTTATCTCTTTTATTATTGGTCTAGCaataacatatttttattaatacttcataagtatatttttagatatttcttttaattgattcattttttaaaactgaaaatatcttttattttattttttcttttgctttATTCTTTTCCTAGGAGTACATAAACTCCCGCCAATAAAAAATGATCTTCttaaaaacaaaagtaaaagtTCAAAAGATACTTTAATACTACTCCCTTTAAATACATTTAGTAGCGTAATACCCGGACAACCAAAATTACTCACGAAACTGATATAGTAtagtaattaatagtaataaaaggTCTTTATTCTCAATTTATTCGGCAAAGGATATTGCTATCGATACGATTTCAACCAAATTTACATACGAAACAcatatattagtaattaatagtaataagaGGCCTTTAATCTCAATTTATTCCACAAAAGATATTGCTGTCGGTACGATTTCAAATTCCCACAAAGTTCCATTGCTTTGTGATTCGTTTTCTTGTTAGAAACAAAGCATGGAAGCCAGCGAAGCATCAATATTTGAAATCAGAACTTGGCTATTTGGACTAGTCtagtgagttgaaaaaaatatgaatgctgattaattaaaattaatagtgtAACTATATGTAGGGTATTCCACATTTTCAAATGAGTTTTATTGGAGTATAATTTTCTTTCTACCGTATTAGTTCCCGTTTCTCAAAAATCCACATTTTCAAATGAGTTTTATTGGAGTATAATTTTCTTTCTACCGTATTAGTTCCCGTTTCTCAAAAAATATTCAAGATGTCCTAGTTAGTGGAGTAAAAGAATGTTAAAAATTTGTACAtatatattttctatatctatacCTATATAAAAGGCAAGTTTTggttttattttgaaatatttataaatttggtccttattttaaaatatgtgtaagTTATGGAATGAATTTGTGATATAATTATACAATTCATAATGATGTAACCGATTTTTCTTAATGATTATTGAAACCATTATCCATTAATTAGAATAAGTGAAATGATTATAATATGAGTGATTAACCGTTATAAATTTATGATGAGATCAATTGTTTGCATTAACTACAAAAATGAACTTTTTGAACCGAAAAGTTTAGATGTATATCcatgtttataataaaataataataatattttttttttctccatcAAGTGATCAAATATATATAGAGACTTATGAAAAGGACGGTACAacacatttttattaatatctatcaatatataaaagatgAGTTTTAGccttattttaaatatttatgaataactataatgaatatttatttagaTTACAATCAATAATTGGCGATTACAAATCTTAAATAGGATAATGAGCATTAAACAAAATTTGTAActctattttcttaattttttaatttattattttgaattcCATGATCTCTCATGTCCCAATTTTGAGCCTATAAAAGACAAAGGCATAGAGTTGTGGATGAATTACAAACCAACAAAAGCACTCTTCATTCACTCTCGAGCTCTCAACATTTTATTGTACATTTTAGTAACAATGTATTGCGTGATTTTTGGAGTCCCATCAAGTTCATCGGTGTCTAGCAGATTTGAGATGTTATATACGTCAGGAGGAAGTTGTTTCATCTCTAGGGATAATACGTCAATCCATGAGCATTAACCATgatgtaatttgtcttgcggaaagaggattttTCTCTACAAGACTTATAGTTcggtttattttataattttcattgtaatcttcatttcatttatagttgtttttttatctttgattgcaatagttagagtaccgcgtGTTGTGGTTCGAGAATTTTATTCCAATATTTCTAACAATTCTTAGAGAGGGGAAAATTGTAGTAACATCCTTAACTCGAAATATTGAGTTCCTGATTCTCGAATATAGTTATTTTGTTAAAAGTGTGATTCATTATTTTTAGTAAAGAGATATGAAGGATtgttttaaacatatttttcaaaagtgtGATATACTCTCTTCTCTCCCTAAATAATTGTGTTTTGTCTTTAATTTAATGTCTTTAGGTGTGAAATGAATTGAGGAGTATAGGTTTATTGAATTGTTATTACTACAGTTgtacattttactatttttaaatcttatataattatattgtttctaattttaatttatcaattaacaattcaaaaCTATATAACGGAAAAAATATTTCGCCGTGCATCGCACGTGGGTTAACACTAGTACTACTTAATACTCAACTTATaatatagtatttattttataaatattaatactaAGATGACTTCATATCTCTAGTAATAGTActctaattatttttaaaataaagtacatttttatctaaattttgaaatagtatCAAACAgggtatttaaattttaaaaatagccCTATAATTCTCTAAACTTTGATGTAATATTGGTGGGGAGTTTTGAAAGTCTAGGAACGtatgatgatatttttaaagtttaagttCTCCGTATGATATAATTTCTAAGTTATCAAAAATAtagttcactcttattttgaaGGATAGTTGTCGTTTaaatagtactaatttttttgttgatttttagTCAACCTCGCAATTTTTAAAACCgcgatataattttttgttaagtAAAAGTtgaaattatagtactataatacaatataattaattaaatatattataataatataatcagGTTGTTTGGATATATTAACATATTGTAATTAACACTCAATCTATAATAACGTCATTTTACTGTCTTGATTTTATTATATTACTTTCAATTTTTATAATGTGGGATacttgaaaaaaaatttaaatattacgtatgatttaaaaattacagaatgaattcaaataatataaaaatgataatttaaacaatttttcttatttttacaAATAGAAAAGTGATCTATGCTATTTTCGAGATGTGAAGAGTTTATAACTTCGGTGGAGTAAAATGTTGAATTGACTCATGCATGAAAGAGAGTCCAATCGAAATTGAAAAAGTTGATTAAGGTTTTACCATTTTTTCACAGGATATTTTGTCGGAATATATATGTATCGTCATCGCTGAGGTAATATCCGTTCACTTCACCCGTCCACCAACTTTATATGTTTATTGTATATTGCATCCATTCCACATCCATTTGTATTCATTTTTAACAATATAGTGTATAACACATTTacactttattcttttttctacttaattttctctccacttaactatCTAGACATCTTTTTCTCACTTGTAATGGGATGAAGCAACTCAGCAAGTAATTCAGACATTTCACAATTTCTAAGttcattaaaatcaaaatacaaattgaattcaaatgtattatatatttaataaacattaaaatattctattttattctagctttttattatttttatatgtgtCTAAGTTAATTGTATTCAATTTTGGACTATCCTACTTTACTCGAGTTAAAACAAAACCATCTATAGACTTAATTTGTAGTTTACTCTATGGTAAAAAACAACGTAattatgttattattattttttatttatttactctatattaTACTAGTGTTTTCTTAGTTCAATAGTAGTAtagtcatttacttttttttaaaaaaaataacacattttctcacttttacttttctctctttcttattttattctttctattttttgtttctcctactttattatctttttatttattccatTACACAccattttttcttaatctcgTGTCAGATGGAATGTGGGGATTATATGTTATtctattttctttctatttaaaatattacacgTACATTACTTAATTTCAATCCCCAATAGAAATAAAACATTTGAGGCAAGGAAGAATAACAAAAAGAAAGAGGAATtaggcataaatttaaaatctaagagaaataaaagtatcaaattcaactaaattataaaaatatttttaaaaattaatacttcCTCGATCCCTAGTGTcagattttattgattttggacTGTGTGATTATAGTTGagtaattttattgtttttgccTTGATCTATCTTATTTCATCTTttaatctctcttacttcatCTTTTCccttctctattttattctcacttttactatatttccatactatttatttattttattctcactTTACTTAATTATTAAATATTCTTTTCTTAATTGCCCTGCTAATATTAAATATCTCAAACCAAATGAAGGGAATATTATATAAAAACTTTTCATAgggaataatatttatttaagtatttttGTACTAATTTTAGTTAGTTCATTCTAGGGCCGTTGATAACTACCGCACACACACCACATTCTCTATATAATAGCAGTGCTTTACCACATTCAACAAACCAAAAACCTTAcagaaataacaaaaaaaaatggtgGAGAAGGTGATTCTGCTGAATATGTTCGCTAGCATGTTTGGAATGAGGGCTAGGGTGGCGCTAGCCGCAAAAGGCGTAGAATACGAGTACAAAGAGGAGGACTTTCGCAACAAAAGCCCGCTTCTTCTTCAATCCAATCCCATTCACATGAAAATCCCGGTTTTGATTCATAACGATAAACTTGTTTGCGAGTCACTCGTCATTGTTGAGTACATCGACGAGGTTTGGAACCAAAAATACCCTCTTTTGCCCACCCATCCTTATCAGAGAGCTCAAGCTAGGTTTTGGGCTGATTACATTGACAAAAAGGTACTACTACTATTCTCTTCtacctatcattttattttatggtttgtttatttgtttaatgGTGCAGCTGTATGATCCTGGAAGGAAGATCTGGACTAAGAGCGGGGAAGAGCTGGAAGCGGCGAAGAAGGAATTCGTTGAGATTCTGAAGCAGTTGGAATTGGAGCTGGGAGACAAGGCCTTCTTCGGTGGCGAGAGGTTCGGGTTTTTGGATGTGGCGTTGGTCACGTATTCGACATGGTTCCACACCTATGAAAAATGTGGTGGTTTCAGAATTGAAGAGCACTGCCCCAAGCTCATTGAGTGGGTGAACAGGTGTTTAGAGATTGATTTTGTGTCGGAAACCTTGGTCGATCAGGCCAAGGTTTACGACTTTGCTTTAGGGCTAAGGAAGGTGTTCAACATTGACACCTCCTAATTTTACTACCATCTCTCTTTATGTTTTCGATAATAAAaccaattatatatatattggtaGTTGAGAAATTGAAAGTTGATTATATGTCATCACAATATATAGCTATGTAATTGAAATATGCATTTTCGGGATTTTCATTATTTCAACTATAGTTGTTTGGTGAATACAAATACCTTCCACAATCGACTAAACTTGTTCATATCCATTGAAATTTTTTGATGTGAAAATAATATGAATTGAAATAGATATGGAGTGAAGGAATTATGAATAGGTGAAAATATTGGGTatttactagtatattttttattaaataataaaataaattaaaatccaaCCCCTCCACGGCTCCACCTATCGTGGATTCCCCACCCGAAATGGTCTCTCGAACCACGCCCGTCACCCATCTGCCACAACAGAGGGGGATGCCCGCCGCGCCTTCGCAACTCCCCTTCCCAATGCCCGTTGTGAATTATTTTATAAACTACAAATTGGAtcaataaaatacaaattggaTCAATAaactaaaccctgaaccctatattttttattaaataataaaataaattaaaatccaaCCCCTCCACGGCTCCACCTGTCGTGGATTCCCCACCCGAAATGGTCTCTCGAACCACGCCCGTCACCCATCTGCCACAACAGAGGGGGACGCCCGCCGCGCCTTCGCAACTCCCCTTCCCAATGCCCGTTGTGAATTATTTTATAAACTACAAATTGGAtcaataaaatacaaattggaTCAATAaactaaaccctgaaccctatattttttattaaataataaaataaattaaaatccaaCCCCTTCACGGCTCCACCTGTCGTGGATTCCCCACCCGAAATGGTCTCTCGAACCACGCCCGTCACCCATCTGCCACAACAGAGGGGGACGCCCGCCGCGCCTTCGCAACTCCCCTTCCCAATGCCCGTTGTGAATTATTTTATAAACTACAAATTggatcaataaaataaaaattactactccctccgtctcattaaAGATGaccaactttcctttttggtttatcccaaccaagatgacccattactaaaattgaaaacacatttatctctactttattccctctctcctACTTTCCTCTGTCcactttacacacaaaataaagatgcataaaatcttgtgccgtcccaaggaaggggtcatcttccttaggacggagggaatactatcATATTAATAACTCATGATACGTGTATAGCGTGAATTTTGAACTAATTATGCTTTTATATTTAAAGTAAGTAAAACTTTCCATCAAATAGAAATTTATCCTACTCAAACAAACATATGGTCTATATCACACAATAATGAGTCCGGGATACTTGAAGAATACTAACAAGGAATGCAACCTCTAATTAAGGGCAATGACTGAATGACACATAACTTAAGCATGCTTATTGGAAAAAGCACGACGATGCAACAACTGCTCAAGCCTCGGATCCACTCCTTGGTGTGCTTGAGCACGCACACGGGTGAGCCGACCGGGGCCTGCCATATGACTtatctaatttaattatttattcttaatatatgaatatttaaataattttttaattgtattttcaaTTTTCCAGCGCATGTAACACCTAGTgggaatttatttatattttaattttaaaacagATTTATCCCAATAAATAGTACATATCAACTGcatttcattatttttgtcTTCATCTTCGTTATTCGATTTTTCTCTTCCAGCGGATTCTGATGGATATAAAAACAACTCGAAGATTACATGGCTCGCACCTTCTCCACGTGTTGTGTctgtactcaaccacgaatcttctaaccTATTTTCAGAACTCTAAATCTAACTTTCTTGTGGATGGAGCTTGTTAGAAATTGAGGACTGATCTTGAAGGGAAAGAACAAAATATGATCACAATGAGTAAAATAATTTCGATCCCTACTATGGAGGAGTGAGGTACTTGAGTCGTATTGCTTCATCCGTCCTAAGGTATTTGAGTCGTAttgttttttagtttattcCAAGGTAGTATagtcatttacttttttgataataattttattccctctcttattttattctctatttatctctcttactttattatctctacttaaacctttaacaaatcaatttcttaaatcttgtgtccaaaagaaatgtttAAACTACCTTGTGACGACTCGACGACGGAGTATGAATTTAATATAGTATTATGGTACGCTAAAAAAATCCAAGTGATAATTTATAATTGAAGTTAAATAGTGgagtaattatatttataatcagAAGTTAactaaaaaattttaaatgacaactatttttttatttttattaaagcAAAAAGTACATGTAACTGAATTCCACAAAAGTGACCTGATGATGTGAAATATTGTTTGAGGACGTGAAGAGTATATTATAATTGGGGTGGTGTAAAATGTTGAATTATCAAGAAAAGATATTTTACTATATATAGTAAAAAAGTAGCACATGGATTCATGCACAAGAGTTCCACCACAAATGAAAAGGCTGACAATGGTGTATCGGAATAAGTATCGTCATCGCTGAGGTAATATCACCCCACTCACAATTTTATACTTCCGGTTCtttaaaaatagattaatttttcaacaatataaaaatttaatacatatttgataaaataattaaataatagagtTAAAAGAAAGTTATTGACTATTATTAACAAACAACGGAGCACAccttattaaattaaaaattttctaaaataaaaattattatttttacgaaatactcactccgtcccaaggtagatgtcacacttgggagatgacactgaattttaggagatgttattttgtgtgttaagtggtgagagaaaatataattttataattgatgtgagagagaactttttcaaaagaagaaatgtgacatcttttgtgggacaaactaaaaagaaaaatgtgacatttaccttgggacggagggagtacaatctaaaataatctatttttattGAACAAGAGAAGttgattataatatattttgagcATCTCACAATTTCTtagtttttattaaaataagaatccaaattaaatagaaaatttatttgaaattaaataagcATAAAAAATTTGTATTATTATATAATCAGTCCACTGTACTATTAGAGCTTAATTTGTACCCTATATTAGTCTAactttattagagagaaaagattttctaaaatgaaaagatCTATATCTGTGTAaagaatcaaaataaaattaatttataagattttctaaaatgaaaagatCTATTTTTGTGTAaagaatcaaaataaaattaatttatatttttaaaagacCGAATGAGTATTAATTTAgatatcaattttgtaatacTCTACTATTC
This sequence is a window from Salvia splendens isolate huo1 chromosome 5, SspV2, whole genome shotgun sequence. Protein-coding genes within it:
- the LOC121802775 gene encoding probable glutathione S-transferase, encoding MVEKVILLNMFASMFGMRARVALAAKGVEYEYKEEDFRNKSPLLLQSNPIHMKIPVLIHNDKLVCESLVIVEYIDEVWNQKYPLLPTHPYQRAQARFWADYIDKKLYDPGRKIWTKSGEELEAAKKEFVEILKQLELELGDKAFFGGERFGFLDVALVTYSTWFHTYEKCGGFRIEEHCPKLIEWVNRCLEIDFVSETLVDQAKVYDFALGLRKVFNIDTS